One Phaseolus vulgaris cultivar G19833 chromosome 2, P. vulgaris v2.0, whole genome shotgun sequence DNA window includes the following coding sequences:
- the LOC137811280 gene encoding uncharacterized protein isoform X1, with product MVHEVKPKRCRSTHLQVFVKMADRKSDVKSQFLTPRRSPRFLHQLNHTTPNPKSATASVKKSNDCTVESRISPRLNNGDVGFSSLRRSPRFINGPSGNKVKGESVKGGEAETKEKCVVLDEGFCGGRKKERKEGFGIGRKRKRKEKRIEVKTQENHDVSDEGCRRGRKKERNRVNRDGVNRKGNRVVSDEGIGGGEKKGANGKRVEVETTRNGVVSGPGGKKGGNREIVGVKTKENRVVCDEGFGGERKKGGNGEKRKRNGDEISKGWTKEQYLALERAYFTAKPSPHFWKNVSKLVPGKSQQECFDRIHFDHVTPVQLQPRSRAKTLKSSPIQEFSLSASKFLNPIDIKVRRSSVLKPKNIITQKSVEKLLQRRLTDDPDRAGDIFSVLEPKIDLSTNALQPSESLSTPKQLKENKGFLQSCTETSSSSGNKLLSRFSGSHITDLVSPPVLKKVKNRVLHEKYVNQLRCRESRRRAASTKIIGEGRSIKRKDAVKAAKVALVSEAKDAINKFRQSQVNVMDNGCSSDEDNDDYIQFEDESQ from the exons ATGGTGCATGAAGTAAAGCCCAAAAGG tgtaGAAGCACACACCTTCAAGTGTTCGTGAAAATGGCAGACAGAAAATCTGATGTAAAGAGTCAATTCCTCACCCCAAGAAGGTCACCCAGATTCCTCCACCAACTAAACCACACCACTCCCAACCCCAAATCAGCCACCGCTTCCGTAAAGAAATCCAATGACTGTACTGTTGAGTCGAGAATATCTCCGAGGCTTAACAATGGGGATGTTGGGTTTTCATCTCTTAGACGATCTCCCAGGTTCATCAACGGGCCAAGCGGTAACAAAGTGAAAGGCGAGAGTGTGAAGGGTGGTGAAGCTGAAACGAAAGAAAAGTGTGTCGTGTTGGATGAAGGCTTTTGTGgaggaagaaagaaagagagaaaggagGGGTTTGGAATtggaagaaagagaaagagaaaggagaAGAGGATTGAAGTTAAAACGCAAGAAAATCATGACGTTTCGGATGAAGGGTGTCGTCGAGGGAGGAAAAAGGAGAGAAACAGGGTGAATAGGGATGGGGTTAACAGGAAAGGAAATCGTGTCGTTTCAGATGAAGGGATTGGTGGGGGAGAAAAGAAGGGGGCAAATGGGAAGAGAGTTGAAGTTGAAACGACCAGAAATGGTGTTGTTTCTGGTCCGGGAGGAAAGAAGGGTGGAAATAGAGAGATCGTTGGagttaaaacaaaagaaaaccgTGTTGTTTGTGATGAGGGTTTTGGTGGAGAAAGAAAGAAGGGGGGGAATGGAGAGAAGAGAAAGCGCAATGGCGATGAAATAAGCAAAGGGTGGACGAAGGAACAATATTTGGCTCTTGAAAGAGCATATTTTACTGCAAAGCCTAGCCCCCATTTCTGGAAGAACGTTTCCAAACTG GTGCCTGGAAAGTCTCAACAGGAATGCTTTGATAGAATTCACTTTGACCATGTGACTCCAGTTCAATTGCAGCCTCGATCAAGGGCAAAGACATTGAAGTCATCACCCATTCAGGAATTTTCTTTATCTGCAAGTAAATTTCTCAACCCTATTGACATAAAAGTTAGAAGATCTAGTGTTCTAAAACCAAAGAACATTATTACCCAGAAGTCTGTTGAGAAACTGTTACAGCGCCGGCTTACAGATGATCCAGACCGTGCAGGGGACATATTTTCTGTTCTTGAACCAAAAATAGATTTGTCCACTAATGCTTTACAGCCTAGTGAATCCCTTTCTACTCCAAAGCAGCTAAAGGAGAATAAAGGGTTCCTGCAAAGTTGCACTGAAACATCATCTTCAAGTGGTAATAAGCTACTTTCAAGATTTAGTGGCTCGCACATTACAGATCTTGTTAGTCCTCCAGTACTAAAGAAAGTAAAGAACAGGGTATTGCATGAGAAATATGTGAATCAATTGCGCTGTAGGGAATCTAGGAGAAGAGCAGCCTCTACGAAGATAATTGGCGAAGGAAGAAGCATAAAGAGAAAGGATGCAGTTAAAGCTGCAAAAGTTGCCTTGGTTTCTGAAGCTAAAGATGCTATCAATAAATTTCGTCAGTCGCAAGTCAATGTCATGGACAACGGCTGTAGTTCTGATGAAGATAACGATGATTACATTCAATTCGAAGATGAAAGTCAATAG
- the LOC137811280 gene encoding uncharacterized protein isoform X3 — protein sequence MADRKSDVKSQFLTPRRSPRFLHQLNHTTPNPKSATASVKKSNDCTVESRISPRLNNGDVGFSSLRRSPRFINGPSGNKVKGESVKGGEAETKEKCVVLDEGFCGGRKKERKEGFGIGRKRKRKEKRIEVKTQENHDVSDEGCRRGRKKERNRVNRDGVNRKGNRVVSDEGIGGGEKKGANGKRVEVETTRNGVVSGPGGKKGGNREIVGVKTKENRVVCDEGFGGERKKGGNGEKRKRNGDEISKGWTKEQYLALERAYFTAKPSPHFWKNVSKLVPGKSQQECFDRIHFDHVTPVQLQPRSRAKTLKSSPIQEFSLSASKFLNPIDIKVRRSSVLKPKNIITQKSVEKLLQRRLTDDPDRAGDIFSVLEPKIDLSTNALQPSESLSTPKQLKENKGFLQSCTETSSSSGNKLLSRFSGSHITDLVSPPVLKKVKNRVLHEKYVNQLRCRESRRRAASTKIIGEGRSIKRKDAVKAAKVALVSEAKDAINKFRQSQVNVMDNGCSSDEDNDDYIQFEDESQ from the exons ATGGCAGACAGAAAATCTGATGTAAAGAGTCAATTCCTCACCCCAAGAAGGTCACCCAGATTCCTCCACCAACTAAACCACACCACTCCCAACCCCAAATCAGCCACCGCTTCCGTAAAGAAATCCAATGACTGTACTGTTGAGTCGAGAATATCTCCGAGGCTTAACAATGGGGATGTTGGGTTTTCATCTCTTAGACGATCTCCCAGGTTCATCAACGGGCCAAGCGGTAACAAAGTGAAAGGCGAGAGTGTGAAGGGTGGTGAAGCTGAAACGAAAGAAAAGTGTGTCGTGTTGGATGAAGGCTTTTGTGgaggaagaaagaaagagagaaaggagGGGTTTGGAATtggaagaaagagaaagagaaaggagaAGAGGATTGAAGTTAAAACGCAAGAAAATCATGACGTTTCGGATGAAGGGTGTCGTCGAGGGAGGAAAAAGGAGAGAAACAGGGTGAATAGGGATGGGGTTAACAGGAAAGGAAATCGTGTCGTTTCAGATGAAGGGATTGGTGGGGGAGAAAAGAAGGGGGCAAATGGGAAGAGAGTTGAAGTTGAAACGACCAGAAATGGTGTTGTTTCTGGTCCGGGAGGAAAGAAGGGTGGAAATAGAGAGATCGTTGGagttaaaacaaaagaaaaccgTGTTGTTTGTGATGAGGGTTTTGGTGGAGAAAGAAAGAAGGGGGGGAATGGAGAGAAGAGAAAGCGCAATGGCGATGAAATAAGCAAAGGGTGGACGAAGGAACAATATTTGGCTCTTGAAAGAGCATATTTTACTGCAAAGCCTAGCCCCCATTTCTGGAAGAACGTTTCCAAACTG GTGCCTGGAAAGTCTCAACAGGAATGCTTTGATAGAATTCACTTTGACCATGTGACTCCAGTTCAATTGCAGCCTCGATCAAGGGCAAAGACATTGAAGTCATCACCCATTCAGGAATTTTCTTTATCTGCAAGTAAATTTCTCAACCCTATTGACATAAAAGTTAGAAGATCTAGTGTTCTAAAACCAAAGAACATTATTACCCAGAAGTCTGTTGAGAAACTGTTACAGCGCCGGCTTACAGATGATCCAGACCGTGCAGGGGACATATTTTCTGTTCTTGAACCAAAAATAGATTTGTCCACTAATGCTTTACAGCCTAGTGAATCCCTTTCTACTCCAAAGCAGCTAAAGGAGAATAAAGGGTTCCTGCAAAGTTGCACTGAAACATCATCTTCAAGTGGTAATAAGCTACTTTCAAGATTTAGTGGCTCGCACATTACAGATCTTGTTAGTCCTCCAGTACTAAAGAAAGTAAAGAACAGGGTATTGCATGAGAAATATGTGAATCAATTGCGCTGTAGGGAATCTAGGAGAAGAGCAGCCTCTACGAAGATAATTGGCGAAGGAAGAAGCATAAAGAGAAAGGATGCAGTTAAAGCTGCAAAAGTTGCCTTGGTTTCTGAAGCTAAAGATGCTATCAATAAATTTCGTCAGTCGCAAGTCAATGTCATGGACAACGGCTGTAGTTCTGATGAAGATAACGATGATTACATTCAATTCGAAGATGAAAGTCAATAG
- the LOC137811280 gene encoding uncharacterized protein isoform X2, producing the protein MVHECRSTHLQVFVKMADRKSDVKSQFLTPRRSPRFLHQLNHTTPNPKSATASVKKSNDCTVESRISPRLNNGDVGFSSLRRSPRFINGPSGNKVKGESVKGGEAETKEKCVVLDEGFCGGRKKERKEGFGIGRKRKRKEKRIEVKTQENHDVSDEGCRRGRKKERNRVNRDGVNRKGNRVVSDEGIGGGEKKGANGKRVEVETTRNGVVSGPGGKKGGNREIVGVKTKENRVVCDEGFGGERKKGGNGEKRKRNGDEISKGWTKEQYLALERAYFTAKPSPHFWKNVSKLVPGKSQQECFDRIHFDHVTPVQLQPRSRAKTLKSSPIQEFSLSASKFLNPIDIKVRRSSVLKPKNIITQKSVEKLLQRRLTDDPDRAGDIFSVLEPKIDLSTNALQPSESLSTPKQLKENKGFLQSCTETSSSSGNKLLSRFSGSHITDLVSPPVLKKVKNRVLHEKYVNQLRCRESRRRAASTKIIGEGRSIKRKDAVKAAKVALVSEAKDAINKFRQSQVNVMDNGCSSDEDNDDYIQFEDESQ; encoded by the exons ATGGTGCATGAA tgtaGAAGCACACACCTTCAAGTGTTCGTGAAAATGGCAGACAGAAAATCTGATGTAAAGAGTCAATTCCTCACCCCAAGAAGGTCACCCAGATTCCTCCACCAACTAAACCACACCACTCCCAACCCCAAATCAGCCACCGCTTCCGTAAAGAAATCCAATGACTGTACTGTTGAGTCGAGAATATCTCCGAGGCTTAACAATGGGGATGTTGGGTTTTCATCTCTTAGACGATCTCCCAGGTTCATCAACGGGCCAAGCGGTAACAAAGTGAAAGGCGAGAGTGTGAAGGGTGGTGAAGCTGAAACGAAAGAAAAGTGTGTCGTGTTGGATGAAGGCTTTTGTGgaggaagaaagaaagagagaaaggagGGGTTTGGAATtggaagaaagagaaagagaaaggagaAGAGGATTGAAGTTAAAACGCAAGAAAATCATGACGTTTCGGATGAAGGGTGTCGTCGAGGGAGGAAAAAGGAGAGAAACAGGGTGAATAGGGATGGGGTTAACAGGAAAGGAAATCGTGTCGTTTCAGATGAAGGGATTGGTGGGGGAGAAAAGAAGGGGGCAAATGGGAAGAGAGTTGAAGTTGAAACGACCAGAAATGGTGTTGTTTCTGGTCCGGGAGGAAAGAAGGGTGGAAATAGAGAGATCGTTGGagttaaaacaaaagaaaaccgTGTTGTTTGTGATGAGGGTTTTGGTGGAGAAAGAAAGAAGGGGGGGAATGGAGAGAAGAGAAAGCGCAATGGCGATGAAATAAGCAAAGGGTGGACGAAGGAACAATATTTGGCTCTTGAAAGAGCATATTTTACTGCAAAGCCTAGCCCCCATTTCTGGAAGAACGTTTCCAAACTG GTGCCTGGAAAGTCTCAACAGGAATGCTTTGATAGAATTCACTTTGACCATGTGACTCCAGTTCAATTGCAGCCTCGATCAAGGGCAAAGACATTGAAGTCATCACCCATTCAGGAATTTTCTTTATCTGCAAGTAAATTTCTCAACCCTATTGACATAAAAGTTAGAAGATCTAGTGTTCTAAAACCAAAGAACATTATTACCCAGAAGTCTGTTGAGAAACTGTTACAGCGCCGGCTTACAGATGATCCAGACCGTGCAGGGGACATATTTTCTGTTCTTGAACCAAAAATAGATTTGTCCACTAATGCTTTACAGCCTAGTGAATCCCTTTCTACTCCAAAGCAGCTAAAGGAGAATAAAGGGTTCCTGCAAAGTTGCACTGAAACATCATCTTCAAGTGGTAATAAGCTACTTTCAAGATTTAGTGGCTCGCACATTACAGATCTTGTTAGTCCTCCAGTACTAAAGAAAGTAAAGAACAGGGTATTGCATGAGAAATATGTGAATCAATTGCGCTGTAGGGAATCTAGGAGAAGAGCAGCCTCTACGAAGATAATTGGCGAAGGAAGAAGCATAAAGAGAAAGGATGCAGTTAAAGCTGCAAAAGTTGCCTTGGTTTCTGAAGCTAAAGATGCTATCAATAAATTTCGTCAGTCGCAAGTCAATGTCATGGACAACGGCTGTAGTTCTGATGAAGATAACGATGATTACATTCAATTCGAAGATGAAAGTCAATAG